The nucleotide sequence tgagagaaaaacaaatatgttaTGCAGCTAGAACTCAAATCTAGGCATATTTGACTTTAAAGTCTACACTGTTGCCTTCTGCCCTTGGATTCATACACAACCACTCATCGTCAACTTTTATTGGTACATTAGCTTATTTTAATTCCATGTTACACTCTACACCTGTGTATCAATTCAAATGACCAGATGAGGATGGGAGTATATAATGTAGGGATCCTAGAATCACTTGTCATTAAGCCAGTTCTGATGCATGACCTAATAGGAAAGATATAAGCCTATGACCTAATTGGAAAGTTATGAGTTCACAGAATCTCACACCCTATCTAAAATCTGCTCCAGAGTGTGACGGAGCCTTTCACTGAGAAAATCTGGGAAAGAGCTCATCTATGACCTGCCCAGCAGGGAAGGTCGGAGGGGAGAAGGTGGAGTCTAGCGCAGTCATGGAAGCCAGCAATCCTGCACTTGCAAAGTGCAAACATTTCCCCAGTCAGAAGAGACAACAGCCATCAGatcttcatatcctctgtcctGAACTGGTTACCTCCATCTTTTGTGTTCTCTACCTCCTGACTGATTTCTGAAATTCCTACGTGCAGACCCCTCAACTCATCTCTTCTTTACATCCTAATGCCCTCTCCTCACATCTGCTACTTGGTACTAGACCTCAAGCACTGACCTCCACCTTCCTTGCTCTCtcaatttcttaacctctctgtgtctgaagttcctcctctataaaacgggaataataatagtatgaGTTTGGCTCTGGACCCTAGTGGCTTTGAGTATGATCATATTTTCTAGAGCTGGAACAAGAACCTTATTAAACTTtcgacaacaacaaaaatacaatcctcaaaaatgaaacaaaacaaaaaaaggtcaTAGCATTAAGTTTGGCATTTAAACTACTGACTCAACTAATTAACAGGAACTGTAAGTTTCCAACATTAAATCACAGGCCAGGGTCTTGCTTCAGAATGAACTGAAGAGCAGTTTATAATTCAGTGGTCTCATAAGCTCCAGTAATGCAGTGGCTAACAGAAATCATCATAATATCCAAAAGAGTGGATCTGGCTTTTCTACTTACTTGTTCCCATGGTCAAATATGTCTTCCATTCAACCACAGTTTCCCTATCTATACAGCaaggaaagaacacattttcctgACACCTAGACTAGGGCTGATGCTCACCAGCGTCACTTTATGTTATGTCTCCAAGAGTCCTCtggagggaagcagagggaaagaCTGTCAAGAGCTGTGGCTACACAAaccaaatggaaagatatatttGTAGTCAATCTTGTTAATATAGGCATAAAATCCTGCATATCAGATAAAGTCTGTCAATTTGTCCTCCACTGACAAGATGTTTGGCCTAAGTCATTAAAGTAATTGTGTTGAGAATCTACTTTGCTTTGCTAGTGAAGAGTTCATCTTTCTGTTCTCCAGGAAAGTATTTGGTCTTGaactcatttctttctctgaaatatttttttctataaccCGGGCTCTGGGGATGTTTTTAGTATCAACAGGAAGAGGCTTGACTCTGAAACATTCACAAAAGCCAAACAATACTTAGACCTCTGGAAAAAGGAGGTGTTTGATATCTCTCTCAGAAGGTCTCATAGGCCGTTTATTCTTgacttccttttcttgctttagcAGTGCTCTGACACCACACACCTTCTCCTTGCAAATAAACACAAGACCCTCATGTCCCTAGAACAGCAAGAAATGCTTGCAAAaggtgttctttcttccttcaaatgAATCTCTTGGGTTTATAATAAGAGGAAACTCTCCTCTCATCTTCTATCCTCttctcatcaattttttttttattcaccCTTACATTTCACTCTGAAATTAGCTCCACTGTCTGTGCTCTAAGATACTTTGGCTCAGTGCAACCCTCTTTCTCTCCAGTGGTGCTGATCAGATGATGTCAGGAAGTATCAACTTACAGATGTTGTATATAGTCATTCCACAATGACTATAATGTAATGACAATAAGTAATACTTAAATAACCAAATGTAATAGCTAATAATAGTAATGACCAAATGTGTGGTGGGTAGGGATGGAGCCTGTCCTAGTGTCAAAAGAAGCGAGAGCATCAGAAATTATCAACTCACCTGAAAattctggggctgcttccagcacAACTGCCAAACAGAGGGAACACAGCACTGATCCAAAATGCAAGCCTGTGCAGCTCAGAAATTGTCCCAGAATAGCCATTTGGTGCTGTGCTTCCTCACTTGTCTGCATCCAGCTCACAATGGCACTGGAATTCACAATCACTAGCCTCAAACTTCTTAAAGTCTCTCATTGTCTATAAACAAAGAGTATACTCTCTGTctcttggggtgtgtgtgtgagagagagagagagagagagagaaagagagagagagagagagagagagagacccatacccacagagaaaaactggaagatgggaagaaaaaacaaaaagactatttCTCACAGTTACGCAACATGAATCATTTTAACTGATCATACGAAGGACCAACAGAGCCTAAGTAGGTATTATGCACTGAACTAGTTCATAGTTTTGGCTTTTACTAGAGAAATGAGGTCAGTTAAGAATTAACATTGCagtgacaaggaaaaaaaaaaaaggaaatgatgtcCTTCTCTGCCTGCCCTAACCCCATCCACTTAATGTACCATGAGGTACGCTTAAAATGTAATCCAAAATTCTTGTCTATAGCCTAATGTTGTAGCATTGCAGCTGATGAAGTCAAACGGTTATCTGTAGAGGGAATATATATGCAGACAACATTCAAGAACTCACTCCAGTTCAGGAGTCCCATACAAATATTACTTGAGTTTGGATCGCTGTGTGTGaaaatcttttttataaaatagaaactaGAAAGTTGTATGTGTATAGATTATTAGTTCCTCGTTACAAAATGACTAAGATGATGACAGAGAAGAGCATTAACTAAAAATGTTAAGCGTAACTTAGGAACTGAGGAAAAACCCTGAGTAAAAATAGTCTGTAACATTAAGTAAGTATATTCTGTGAAGGCTGGGAGCAAAGagtcagagaagacagagagagatgggaaaaTATAAGATATGCCCATCTACCCTACTCAGTGAGTACTCAGCAGAGGGACCGATAGTCCAAGCCTGCAGATCTCTATCTGTAAGTCTATCAATCTGATGGTCTAAAAACCTTGAGGAAGTTGCTACAAGAGGAAGCAAATTCTTGGCCTTTTTAAAGAACCCTCACGTCTACCTTTAGACCTTGAATCCTAAGTAGGCCTGGAGAaacagttaatttaaaaaaaaaaaaatcaaagatcttAAGATTTCTAAATTCCAGAACTCATTGtacatgtaaaagaaaaatctctgagGCAAGAAGTGGAATGGGGAACTAGATGTTGAGTTCCCATTCCTAGTACATGAGCTTGTGGAAACCTTCTGCTATGCAAAGACTGCTGGGGAAAGGGGAGCAAAGAGTATTTTGAGCTTGAATTCCAACTAAAACTTGATtccaacatctttaaaatatcgATAGGACTTACTTTCAGCTCTGGCAACATAGCAGACTAATCTAATAATCACACTGTATACAAAAGCAAGGGTCAACTacatgctgtctataagagatgCTCTGTAACAATacggataaaccttgaggacattatgctaagtgaaataagccagtcacagaaagagaaatactgcacaattccatttatatgaggtatctaaaatagtcaaattcataggcTCAAGGAGTGCAATGAGAGTTGCCAGGgcctgaggggaggggaaaatggggagttactaATCAATGGGCGTAAAGTTTCACATAAGccagatgaataaattctagagatctgctgtataacattgtacctatagtcaacaataatgtattgtacactaaaaaatttatttagagGCTAGATCTCGTTTTAAGTGTtatcacaacaaaataaaattttaaaaagatgctctttaaatatatagacacagaatgattgaaagtaaaaggatgtataaatatataccacaCAAACAGAAGGTATAAGAATGGTTACTTAGACATTAGAAAAATCACAATCATGTCGAAGATTTTAACATCACTCTTCTGGCAACtggaaaatatgctcaacatctttagtcattaggtAATTGCAAGttaaaaccgcaatgagatatcaccataTATCCAccagaataactaaaattaaccagctgacaacaccaaatgttggcaagaatatgGAACAGTGTGgcagtgtaaaatggtgcaaacacttttgaaaatagttcagcagtttcttataaagctagATATACACCTAACCTGCTACCTAACACTTCCACTTTTGGGAAttacccaagggaaatgaaaacatgtgcgCACACAAAAACTagaacacaaatgttcatagcagcttttttcacaacaataaaaaactgaaaaggacCAGATGTCCACGAACGGTtgaatgtataaacaaagtgTGGTTTATCAGTACAGCTAAACAACACTaagtgataaaaaggaatgaatcattgatacatacaacaacacGGGTGGATCTAAAAAGAGGTTTCACTGAAAGTAACTAcatgtacgattccatttatttgaggttctaaaacaggcaaaactaatatgtggtggaaaaaaataagaacaatggTTGCCTGTAGGGGATGAGGATGAGACCAACTGGGAAGGGGCCTGAGGGAACTTTTCATATGAGCCAGCAGTCCagctcctgggtatttaccctagagaaatgaaaatttatattcacacaaaaactcatCCAttaatgtttgtagcagctttattcaaaattgccaagacgtagaagcaaccaaaatgtcctacAATAGgcaaatggttaaacaaactgtggtacatccgtaGGATGGAATaatactttacaataaaacataactattgatacacacaacaacctAGATGAACCTCAAAGCACTATGTTGAGTGATAggagccagtctcaaaaggtgaCATTCTGTATGAGTCCACTTACAAGACGTTCTGGGGAAGGCAATTCCACAGAGACGGAGACTAGagcagtggttgtcaggggttaggTCTCAGGAAAGGGTTTGACTAACGTTGAGAGTTTACTCCATAATATTGCTGCCACGGCATCCGTTTTTGTGGCAAAGTGGCTACAGGGGCCTGGAGCTGACCCAAAGTCTGCCCCCAAGTGCATGCCCTAGATGACAACCAGCAAGTCACAAGTAAGTGTAAGTACCTGATATGACTTCCCCAATGGCCATGGTGTGTTAAAAGCCCCTGGTGAGAAACAGTCTCTCTTGCCTGCCAGCTCCTTCCCTTTGTGGGTCCCTTAGATAAGACTCCCACAGAGCTTACCAAAACCCCactctttttttggtttgttttgaatTGAGCAATCCCGCCTCAGCCCGGGAAACCCAGAAGCACTTCACACGTGGACCCTAATAAAGGCTTATGCCCCAGGTCTTGCCGCTTGCTTGCTTCCTGTACCCGACCTTAACCTCGCTGTGTGGCCCACCAGGCTTGCCGTTTACCTCCtcaggacctgtgagtaataacGTTCTCTGTTTCACTTTTCCTTGCGGTCTTTGTTGAACCTTGGCTCACCATCGGACACCGGACCTGGGGctctacttaacaaatgttaatttaacaaaaatcACAACGACTGAAAAGGGACAGTAGTACCAGAGTAGGGACTTTTCTGGGTTGATGGAGCTGTTCCATGTCCTGAATGTGGTGGTGGATACACACATCTCTCTACATGTGTTAAATTGATAAAACTGAGCTCCAAAAGAGGTGGATTTTATTGTATAATACaaaaaataagatacaaaacagaaaagaaataacacaatATCACGGACTGCATGTAGTACTATCTATAATACTGAGTGAATCCTTACTTTAGCacaagtatattttatatattaaatatactttatgttatatattatatataggcATATATTAGCATATAAACTTATATGGGTATATAATATAATTTCTCTTTAAGTCTCAGGTTTTATGCTCtcactataaaaaaataaagaaattaaagttcAGTAAAAGACTAGGGAAACCGTAGACATAAAAGTTCTTACTAATCAAATTCAAACTACATGAGGCATAAAGATATggcattaattttaaaacatgggTCTCAAACTCAGTTATTAGTCTGCCTTTCAGACCCTAAGGCGCCTTTTCCTTGGTGATATGCAAATCCAGTGATCAGAGGTGGAACCTGGTTGAGCACAAGTTATGTATACAAATTAAGGGTTCTGGGGAAATGCCTTTCCAGAGGGAAGGTTCATATGCAAGAATGTTGCATGGGGGCGGGGCCTATGGCCTtagtagtggttaagtgtggcaGGCTCCGCTTTGGAGCCGAGGTGttcgggttcggatcctggcacagacctacactgctgtcagccatgctgtggcagcaacccttctacaaaatagaggaagattggcacagatgttagctcagggacaatcttcctcacacacacccaaaaaattggaaaaaaaaattaaaaagaatgttgAATGGGGGAGCCTTGCCTTGTGCTAGCTTGTATGCAAATCTGAAatcctggggcagggcctggcctggctgcGAGCTGCGTATGCAAATCGGGGCCcacggggcggggcctggccggGCGCCCGCTGTTGCTAGGCGACGGCTCTTTGGCCCAGGTTGCTAGGGGCGTCCCCCAGCGTCTCTAACGCAACGCGACCCAAGCGAAACTCGGGATCCACGTGGCCCTCATGCCGACTTTGCCTGTTTCTCGAGTGTCCGTCCGTCCTCCATCTTCGCGTCAAAGCCCCTGCCCCCTTGGAGTCCTTGCCCACCgctctgcccacctcctccccccgCATGCGGCGCCCCGCCCCAcaccgccacccccacccccggtcGCCACTGCACGTTCACCGGGCCACGACGCCGCAGTCCCGGACTTGAGCTCCACCCCAGCGAACACCATCCTTCCCAACGAACACCGTCCTTCCGGGGACGTGGCCGGGCTCTGACTTGTTCGGAGCCCGTGGCGGAGTCTTGCGCACCCAGCCTCACCCCcgaccccaccccagccagcctTCCCACCCAAGGCCCCCCGCGACCCCACGCTGTCCACCGCTCCTCTCTGTCATCCCCGACTCCTCCCTGCCACCCCGAGCCCACCCCCCGCCGTTCCCCCTCCCTCCAAGGAGACATGTCCCGGCACCAGCACCTCCCGCGCAAAGTGACCGAAGCACGCACGCGGGTTTCCTGAAACACTTTATTCTTAGAGATTTCCCATGACTGTGCCCGAGGCCCCAGACAGGCTGGGGCCGCCCCGGGGCTGTGAGCGGGCCCGGGGACCCGGGTCGCGCTGGGCAGCTACTACCGGCCCGGGGCCACCTGGGAGATGGTCGTGGCGCCAAAGAAGCCGCTGAGCAGCGCGTTGTTGTGGACCGCCATGTCCACGAGCTCCGGGGTGATGCGCCTCCTGCCGCTCTTGCAGGCCTCGTTGCCCGCCAGCTCCAGGACCTTGGCCGTCAGGTACTGGATGACGGCCGCCAGGAAGACCGGGGCGGAGGGGCTCAGGCGCCGGGCGTAGTGGCCCTCCCGCAGGAGGTGCTCCACCCAGCTCACGGAAAACGACAGCTCCGCTCGGGCGGTGCGGGAGCGGGGCCGGCCCTGGCCGTGGGAGGACCCTCGACGACGACGGCTGCGATTCCCCGGCATGCTGGGCGTGGGCTGCGCGTTCTCCTCCGACGGGCCTAGCTCTTGGGCGGCGCGGTGGGATGCGGAGCCTCCGGCTCGGCTCGGCTCGGCTCGGCTCGGCTCAGCTCGGCTCGGCGCGGCTCGGCGCGGCGCGGTGCGGTGCGGTGAGGAGAGGTGCCACCGGCGGGACCAGGTGCGGTGAGGTTCGGCGAGGCGAG is from Equus asinus isolate D_3611 breed Donkey chromosome X, EquAss-T2T_v2, whole genome shotgun sequence and encodes:
- the LOC139042663 gene encoding histone H2A-Bbd type 2/3-like isoform X2 — protein: MPGNRSRRRRGSSHGQGRPRSRTARAELSFSVSWVEHLLREGHYARRLSPSAPVFLAAVIQYLTAKVLELAGNEACKSGRRRITPELVDMAVHNNALLSGFFGATTISQVAPGR